One genomic segment of Vibrio nitrifigilis includes these proteins:
- a CDS encoding GNAT family N-acetyltransferase: MDIKIDDLSGVEVIKLLHEHLSDMHATSPPESAHALDVDALKSPDITFFSAWIGGDLQGCLAIKQLTPQHVELKSMRTSNSSRKSGVATKLLTHAINFASDKGYQKVSLETGTHEFFLPARNLYEKFGFTYCEPFSDYKTDPHSHFMTLDLVEKSYNKSKHQTN; this comes from the coding sequence ATGGACATAAAAATAGACGACTTGTCAGGTGTTGAAGTGATCAAATTACTCCATGAACATTTATCGGATATGCACGCAACGTCGCCTCCTGAAAGTGCTCACGCTTTGGATGTTGATGCGCTTAAATCCCCAGATATCACATTTTTTAGTGCTTGGATTGGCGGTGATCTGCAAGGTTGCCTAGCTATCAAACAGTTAACTCCTCAGCATGTCGAACTTAAGTCAATGAGAACTTCCAACTCATCACGCAAATCAGGTGTAGCGACTAAACTGCTTACTCATGCTATTAACTTTGCAAGTGACAAAGGCTATCAAAAAGTTAGTTTAGAAACGGGGACTCACGAGTTCTTCCTACCAGCAAGAAATCTTTACGAAAAATTTGGGTTTACTTATTGTGAGCCCTTTTCTGACTACAAAACTGATCCACATAGTCATTTTATGACGCTGGATTTGGTAGAAAAATCGTATAACAAGAGCAAGCATCAGACAAATTAA
- a CDS encoding GNAT family N-acetyltransferase: MKIVYLADHKEYLQELAEWYYSEWGRLLKHPENNEYVNRLEGCLNKTSFPLVILAINDGELIGAAQIKLHQMPMYPEKEHWLAGVYVKPEYRGQNISNTLLTELDNIAINLGVKILHLQTEHLDGGLYSKCGWQAEEIVNHRNIDVMVMSKVLIA, from the coding sequence TTGAAAATTGTATATCTAGCTGATCATAAAGAATATCTCCAAGAACTAGCAGAGTGGTACTACAGTGAGTGGGGGCGTTTACTTAAACACCCTGAAAATAATGAATATGTTAATCGACTTGAAGGTTGTCTAAACAAAACCAGTTTTCCATTAGTCATATTAGCTATTAATGACGGTGAATTAATTGGAGCTGCACAGATAAAATTGCACCAAATGCCAATGTATCCCGAAAAAGAGCATTGGTTAGCGGGCGTGTATGTTAAACCAGAATACAGAGGTCAAAACATTTCAAATACTCTACTAACTGAACTTGATAATATTGCAATAAATCTAGGGGTTAAAATACTTCATTTACAAACAGAGCATTTAGATGGTGGCTTGTACTCTAAGTGTGGTTGGCAAGCGGAGGAAATCGTCAATCACAGAAATATTGATGTTATGGTAATGTCGAAAGTATTGATCGCGTAA
- a CDS encoding NUDIX hydrolase, whose translation MRQPFSINTFLYRVEEGSIRFLLLKRVQRSELSLPAFWQGVTGGMEEGETLEETAAREIFEETGYKPNLIEAAGYEYSFPIKDEWRVSYGSGPTEIIEKVYCAKVEGEPQLSDEHSEYKWVSESEAKELMHFDTNKLALEAANKWLSS comes from the coding sequence ATGAGACAGCCTTTTTCTATAAATACCTTTCTTTACCGTGTAGAGGAAGGGAGTATTCGATTCCTTTTGCTGAAACGTGTTCAGCGTTCAGAGCTTAGTTTGCCTGCTTTCTGGCAAGGTGTTACTGGCGGCATGGAAGAAGGCGAAACGCTTGAAGAAACAGCTGCTAGAGAAATATTTGAAGAAACTGGTTATAAGCCAAATTTGATTGAGGCTGCAGGTTACGAGTACTCATTTCCTATTAAGGATGAATGGCGTGTTTCTTACGGTTCAGGGCCGACCGAAATAATAGAAAAAGTATACTGTGCCAAAGTAGAAGGTGAACCACAGTTATCAGATGAACACAGCGAGTATAAATGGGTTTCAGAATCTGAAGCTAAAGAGTTGATGCACTTCGATACCAATAAACTGGCACTTGAAGCAGCAAATAAGTGGCTTAGTTCTTAA